The following proteins are encoded in a genomic region of Oreochromis aureus strain Israel breed Guangdong linkage group 8, ZZ_aureus, whole genome shotgun sequence:
- the kcnj12a gene encoding ATP-sensitive inward rectifier potassium channel 12 has product MSVGRINRYSIVSSEEEGLRLTTMHGMNGFGNGKIHTRRKCRNRFVKKNGQCNVQFANMDDKSQRYMADIFTTCVDIRWRWMLVVFTLVFVVSWLAFGLAFWVIALLHGDLDNPAGDDNFTPCVLQVNGFVAAFLFSIETQSTIGYGYRCVTEECPVAVFMVVFQSIVGCIIDCFMIGAIMAKMARPKKRAQTLLFSHNAVIAMRDGKLCLMWRVGNLRKSHIVEAHVRAQLIKPRITDEGEYIPLDQIDINVGFDKGLDRIFLVSPITILHEIDEESPLFGISKQDLETADFEIVVILEGMVEATAMTTQARSSYLASEILWGHRFEPVLFEEKNLYKVDYSHFHKTYEVPSTPRCSAKDMVENKYLVPSSNSFCYENELAFLNRDDEEEDVGGGSRALANLSPDRNSRPEFERIQTTRVLDQRSYRRESEI; this is encoded by the coding sequence ATGAGCGTGGGGAGAATCAACCGCTACAGCATTGTGTCATCTGAAGAAGAGGGTCTGCGCCTCACTACCATGCATGGTATGAATGGATTTGGCAATGGCAAGATTCACACACGCCGCAAGTGCCGCAACCGCTTTGTGAAAAAGAATGGCCAGTGTAATGTGCAATTTGCCAACATGGACGATAAGTCGCAGCGCTACATGGCCGACATCTTCACAACGTGTGTTGATATCCGCTGGCGATGGATGCTTGTAGTCTTTACTCTTGTGTTTGTTGTGTCTTGGCTGGCCTTTGGCTTAGCTTTTTGGGTTATAGCTTTGCTGCATGGAGATCTGGACAACCCAGCTGGAGATGACAACTTCACTCCATGCGTTCTACAGGTCAATGGATTTGTGGCTGCCTTTCTATTCTCCATTGAAACGCAGTCTACCATAGGTTATGGCTACCGCTGTGTGACTGAAGAGTGCCCAGTAGCCGTCTTTATGGTGGTCTTTCAGTCTATAGTTGGCTGCATCATTGACTGCTTCATGATTGGTGCCATCATGGCCAAGATGGCAAGGCCTAAGAAGCGAGCACAAACGCTCTTGTTTAGCCACAATGCCGTCATTGCCATGCGGGATGGAAAGCTGTGTCTAATGTGGAGGGTAGGGAATCTGCGCAAGAGCCACATTGTTGAGGCCCACGTCAGAGCCCAGCTCATCAAACCTCGGATAACTGACGAGGGGGAATACATCCCTCTAGACCAGATAGACATTAATGTGGGCTTTGACAAAGGCCTGGATAGGATTTTCTTGGTTTCACCTATCACTATTCTACATGAGATAGATGAGGAGAGCCCCCTTTTTGGGATCAGCAAACAGGACTTGGAGACCGCAGACTTTGAGATAGTTGTCATCTTGGAGGGAATGGTTGAAGCAACCGCCATGACCACCCAGGCTCGCAGCTCCTACTTGGCCTCAGAGATCCTTTGGGGACACCGGTTTGAGCCTGTGTTGTTTGAGGAGAAGAACCTGTACAAGGTGGATTACTCTCACTTTCACAAAACTTATGAGGTGCCGTCCACCCCCCGCTGCAGTGCCAAGGACATGGTGGAAAACAAGTACCTAGTCCCCAGCTCTAATTCTTTCTGCTATGAAAACGAGCTGGCCTTCCTTAATCGCGACGATGAAGAAGAGGATGTAGGTGGTGGAAGCAGAGCACTGGCGAACCTCAGTCCAGACCGAAATAGCCGACCTGAATTTGAACGCATACAGACCACCAGGGTGCTGGATCAAAGGTCATATCGTAGAGAATCGGAAATATGA
- the med24 gene encoding mediator of RNA polymerase II transcription subunit 24 isoform X2, producing the protein MKMVNLKQAILQAWKDRWSDYQWAINIKKNFPKGATWDYLNLAEALMEQAMIGPSPNPLILSYLKYAISSQMVSYSSVLMAISKFDDFSRELCVKSLLEIMDMFCHRLSCHGKAEECIGLCRALLAVVVWLVQGCAWYCEKLRELGPSASTETSLGACQERLQSLMNSTKNRALVHIARLEDQGSWSNVEQAVLNLTDGLSSVTNSTLHTKLQESLSLVKSIPLMLSEQSDPPVHASFPSVHAFIMLEGTMNLTGEIQPLVEQLMMIKRMQRIPAPLFVLEIWKACFTGLIESPEGTEELKWTAFTFLKIPQVLLRLKKYPQSDKGQDFMEDVNIAFQYLLKLTPLLDKADQRCNCDCLGMLLTECNKLGLLSDSNTLTLTSKRTEDREFAPRLKTAENANIQPNPGLILRAEPTVTNILKTVDADHSKSPEGLLGVLGHMLSGKSLDLLLAAAAATGKLKSFARKFIKLNEFPKHISGEGSKSASVRALLFDISFLMLCHVVQTYGSEVILSDPSPSGETPFFETWLQTCMPEEGKTLNPDHPCFRPEPGKVESLVTLLNNSSEMKLVQVKWHEICLSIPAAILEVLNAWENGVLSVEAVQITDNIKGKVCSMAICAVAWLVAHVRMLGRDEREKPQTMIRQLVTPLYGENTLQFYNERVIIMSSIMEHMCADVFQQTGATLRSPVEGQEPIPYRNLLPPKEPIHTALSKQFQAVLRKGWVDSRALHLFESLLNMGGVFWFTNNLVKELLKETRQEWANRVVELLYSIFCLDTQQITLTLLGTILPNLLTDSAHWRSLADPPGKALAKLSVWCALSSYSSHHKGSFSARQRKRQREDIEDYNSLFPLDDTQPSKLMRLLSSNEDEPVALSSPGDRSMSSSLSASQLHTVNMRDPLNRVLANLFLLISSILGSKMAGPHTQFVQSFMEECVECLEQGSRGSILQFMPFTMVSELVKLPALAKPKVVLAITDLTLPLGRRVAAKAISAL; encoded by the exons ATGAAGATGGTCAATTTGAAGCAAGCCATTCTGCAGGCTTGGAAAGATCGTTGGAGTGATTACCAGTGGGCCATCAACATCAAGAAAAACTTCCCAAAGGGAGCAACATGGGACTATCTCAACCTTGCAG AGGCGTTGATGGAGCAGGCGATGATTGGACCATCCCCTAACCCACTCATCTTGTCTTATCTCAAATATGCCATAAGTTCACAG ATGGTGTCTTATTCCAGTGTGCTTATGGCTATCAGCAAG tttgatgatttttcCCGGGAGCTCTGCGTCAAGTCACTGTTAGAAATAATGGACATGTTCTGCCATCGCCTTAG CTGTCACGGAAAAGCAGAGGAATGCATCGGGCTTTGTCGGGCTCTGCTGGCAGTGGTAGTGTGGCTGGTGCAGGGCTGTGCGTGGTACTGTGAGAAGCTCAGAGAACTGGGTCCATCAGCCAGCACAGAGACCAGTCTTGGAGCCTGCCAGGAAAGGCTCCAGAGTTTGATGAACAGCACCAAGAACAGAGCTTTAGTCCACATTGCCCGATTGGAGGACCAAG GTTCCTGGAGCAATGTAGAGCAAGCTGTGCTTAATTTGACAGATGGTCTTAGTAGTGTGACTAACTCAACGCTGCATACTAAATTACAGGAGAGCTTGTCACTAGTAAAAAG TATTCCCCTGATGCTGTCTGAGCAGAGTGACCCTCCAGTTCATGCCTCCTTTCCATCAGTTCATGCCTTCATCATGCTGGAAGGGACTATGAATTTGACAGGAGAGATACAGCCGCTGGTGGAGCAGTTAATGATGATCAAACGAATGCAG CGAATTCCTGCTCCCCTTTTTGTCCTGGAGATATGGAAAGCTTGCTTCACTGGCCTCATTGAGTCACCAGAGGGCACAGAAGAGCTTAAATGGACTGCCTTTACGTTCCTTAAG ATCCCACAAGTTCTACTCCGACTAAAGAAATATCCTCAGAGTGACAAAGGACAG GATTTCATGGAGGATGTGAACATAGCATTTCAGTATTTACTTAAGCTTACGCCACTCCTGGACAAAGCAGATCAGCGATGCAA CTGTGATTGCCTTGGAATGCTCCTGACAGAGTGTAATAAACTGGGGCTGCTGTCGGATTCAAATACGCTTACCCTCACTTCAAAGCG GACCGAGGACAGGGAGTTCGCCCCCAGGCTAAAGACTGCAGAAAATGCTAACATCCAGCCTAACCCAGGCCTCATCCTGAGGGCCGAGCCCACTGTTACCAATATTCTCAAG ACAGTAGATGCAGACCACTCTAAGTCTCCTGAGGGTCTGCTCGGTGTTCTTGGCCACATGTTGTCTGGGAAGAGCCTGGATCTGCTCctggctgcagcagcagccactGGGAAACTCAAATCCTTTGCCCGGAAGTTCATTAA GCTTAATGAGTTTCCCAAGCACATCAGCGGGGAAGGAT CCAAGTCTGCGTCTGTACGGGCCCTGCTCTTCGACATCTCCTTCCTCATGCTCTGCCACGTGGTGCAGACGTATGGATCTGAG GTGATCCTGTCAGACCCCAGTCCTTCAGGAGAGACGCCCTTCTTCGAAACTTGGCTGCAGACATGTATGCCTGAAGAGGGCAAGACTCTGAACCCAGACCACCCCTGCTTCAGACCCGAGCCTGGGAAAGTGGAGAGCCTGGTAACCCTGCTGAACAACTCATCAGAGATGAAACTAGT GCAGGTGAAATGGCATGAGATCTGCCTTAGCATTCCAGCAGCCATACTGGAAGTCTTGAATGCATGGGAGAATGGTGTGCTTTCTGTAGAGGCGGTCCAG ATTACTGACAATATCAAGGGCAAAGTGTGCAGCATGGCCATCTGTGCGGTGGCATGGTTGGTAGCCCATGTCCGGATGCTGGGAAGGGATGAGAGGGAGAAGCCCCAGACTATGATCCGGCAGCTTGTAACGCCACTTTATGGGGAGAACACTCTGCAGTTTTACAATGAACG CGTGATCATTATGAGCTCCATCATGGAGCACATGTGCGCCGACGTCTTCCAACAGACGGGTGCCACTCTACGGTCCCCAGTGGAGGGCCAGGAGCCGATCCCCTACCGCAACCTGCTGCCACCCAAAGAACCCATCCATACGGCCCTCAGCAAACAGTTCCAAGCAGTGCTGCGTAAAGGCTGGGTGGACAGCCGAGCTCTGCATCTGTTCGAGAGTCTTCTCAACATGGGAGGTGTCTTCTGGTTCACTAACAATCTGGTCAAG GAACTGTTAAAGGAGACACGGCAGGAGTGGGCCAATCGAGTGGTGGAGTTACTCTACAGCATCTTCTGCTTGGACACCCAGCAGATCACCCTCACACTGCTGGGTACCATACTGCCCAATCTACTCACAGACTCCGCCCACTGGCGCAGCCTGGCAGACCCACCTGGAAAGGCACTGGCCAA GCTGTCTGTGTGGTGCGCACTCAGCTCTTACTCCTCTCACCACAAAGGATCTTTCTCAGCTCGCCAGCGCAAAAGGCAGAGAGAAGATATTGAG GACTACAACAGCCTCTTTCCCTTGGATGACACTCAACCATCTAAACTCATGCGGCTGCTCAGCTCCAACGAGGATGAACCTGTAGCCCTTTCCAGTCCAG GAGACCGGTCTATGAGCAGCTCTCTATCTGCTTCACAGCTCCACACTGTCAACATGAGGGACCCCCTCAACCGAGTCCTGG CCAACCTTTTTCTCCTCATTTCCTCCATCCTTGGCTCAAAGATGGCTGGACCTCACACCCAGTTTGTGCAGAGCTTCATGGAGGAGTGTGTTGAGTGTCTGGAGCAGGGAAGCCGTGGGAGCATCCTGCAGTTCATGCCTTTTACAATG gTTTCCGAGTTGGTGAAGCTGCCCGCTCTGGCCAAACCTAAAGTTGTGCTCGCTATCACTGACCTGACTCTGCCGCTGGGGAGACGTGTAGCTGCCAAAGCCATCTCTGCTCTGTGA
- the med24 gene encoding mediator of RNA polymerase II transcription subunit 24 isoform X3 encodes MKMVNLKQAILQAWKDRWSDYQWAINIKKNFPKGATWDYLNLAEALMEQAMIGPSPNPLILSYLKYAISSQMVSYSSVLMAISKFDDFSRELCVKSLLEIMDMFCHRLSCHGKAEECIGLCRALLAVVVWLVQGCAWYCEKLRELGPSASTETSLGACQERLQSLMNSTKNRALVHIARLEDQGSWSNVEQAVLNLTDGLSSVTNSTLHTKLQESLSLVKSIPLMLSEQSDPPVHASFPSVHAFIMLEGTMNLTGEIQPLVEQLMMIKRMQRIPAPLFVLEIWKACFTGLIESPEGTEELKWTAFTFLKIPQVLLRLKKYPQSDKGQDFMEDVNIAFQYLLKLTPLLDKADQRCNCDCLGMLLTECNKLGLLSDSNTLTLTSKREFAPRLKTAENANIQPNPGLILRAEPTVTNILKTVDADHSKSPEGLLGVLGHMLSGKSLDLLLAAAAATGKLKSFARKFIKLNEFPKHISGEGSKSASVRALLFDISFLMLCHVVQTYGSEVILSDPSPSGETPFFETWLQTCMPEEGKTLNPDHPCFRPEPGKVESLVTLLNNSSEMKLVQVKWHEICLSIPAAILEVLNAWENGVLSVEAVQKITDNIKGKVCSMAICAVAWLVAHVRMLGRDEREKPQTMIRQLVTPLYGENTLQFYNERVIIMSSIMEHMCADVFQQTGATLRSPVEGQEPIPYRNLLPPKEPIHTALSKQFQAVLRKGWVDSRALHLFESLLNMGGVFWFTNNLVKELLKETRQEWANRVVELLYSIFCLDTQQITLTLLGTILPNLLTDSAHWRSLADPPGKALAKLSVWCALSSYSSHHKGSFSARQRKRQREDIEDYNSLFPLDDTQPSKLMRLLSSNEDEPVALSSPGDRSMSSSLSASQLHTVNMRDPLNRVLANLFLLISSILGSKMAGPHTQFVQSFMEECVECLEQGSRGSILQFMPFTMVSELVKLPALAKPKVVLAITDLTLPLGRRVAAKAISAL; translated from the exons ATGAAGATGGTCAATTTGAAGCAAGCCATTCTGCAGGCTTGGAAAGATCGTTGGAGTGATTACCAGTGGGCCATCAACATCAAGAAAAACTTCCCAAAGGGAGCAACATGGGACTATCTCAACCTTGCAG AGGCGTTGATGGAGCAGGCGATGATTGGACCATCCCCTAACCCACTCATCTTGTCTTATCTCAAATATGCCATAAGTTCACAG ATGGTGTCTTATTCCAGTGTGCTTATGGCTATCAGCAAG tttgatgatttttcCCGGGAGCTCTGCGTCAAGTCACTGTTAGAAATAATGGACATGTTCTGCCATCGCCTTAG CTGTCACGGAAAAGCAGAGGAATGCATCGGGCTTTGTCGGGCTCTGCTGGCAGTGGTAGTGTGGCTGGTGCAGGGCTGTGCGTGGTACTGTGAGAAGCTCAGAGAACTGGGTCCATCAGCCAGCACAGAGACCAGTCTTGGAGCCTGCCAGGAAAGGCTCCAGAGTTTGATGAACAGCACCAAGAACAGAGCTTTAGTCCACATTGCCCGATTGGAGGACCAAG GTTCCTGGAGCAATGTAGAGCAAGCTGTGCTTAATTTGACAGATGGTCTTAGTAGTGTGACTAACTCAACGCTGCATACTAAATTACAGGAGAGCTTGTCACTAGTAAAAAG TATTCCCCTGATGCTGTCTGAGCAGAGTGACCCTCCAGTTCATGCCTCCTTTCCATCAGTTCATGCCTTCATCATGCTGGAAGGGACTATGAATTTGACAGGAGAGATACAGCCGCTGGTGGAGCAGTTAATGATGATCAAACGAATGCAG CGAATTCCTGCTCCCCTTTTTGTCCTGGAGATATGGAAAGCTTGCTTCACTGGCCTCATTGAGTCACCAGAGGGCACAGAAGAGCTTAAATGGACTGCCTTTACGTTCCTTAAG ATCCCACAAGTTCTACTCCGACTAAAGAAATATCCTCAGAGTGACAAAGGACAG GATTTCATGGAGGATGTGAACATAGCATTTCAGTATTTACTTAAGCTTACGCCACTCCTGGACAAAGCAGATCAGCGATGCAA CTGTGATTGCCTTGGAATGCTCCTGACAGAGTGTAATAAACTGGGGCTGCTGTCGGATTCAAATACGCTTACCCTCACTTCAAAGCG GGAGTTCGCCCCCAGGCTAAAGACTGCAGAAAATGCTAACATCCAGCCTAACCCAGGCCTCATCCTGAGGGCCGAGCCCACTGTTACCAATATTCTCAAG ACAGTAGATGCAGACCACTCTAAGTCTCCTGAGGGTCTGCTCGGTGTTCTTGGCCACATGTTGTCTGGGAAGAGCCTGGATCTGCTCctggctgcagcagcagccactGGGAAACTCAAATCCTTTGCCCGGAAGTTCATTAA GCTTAATGAGTTTCCCAAGCACATCAGCGGGGAAGGAT CCAAGTCTGCGTCTGTACGGGCCCTGCTCTTCGACATCTCCTTCCTCATGCTCTGCCACGTGGTGCAGACGTATGGATCTGAG GTGATCCTGTCAGACCCCAGTCCTTCAGGAGAGACGCCCTTCTTCGAAACTTGGCTGCAGACATGTATGCCTGAAGAGGGCAAGACTCTGAACCCAGACCACCCCTGCTTCAGACCCGAGCCTGGGAAAGTGGAGAGCCTGGTAACCCTGCTGAACAACTCATCAGAGATGAAACTAGT GCAGGTGAAATGGCATGAGATCTGCCTTAGCATTCCAGCAGCCATACTGGAAGTCTTGAATGCATGGGAGAATGGTGTGCTTTCTGTAGAGGCGGTCCAG AAGATTACTGACAATATCAAGGGCAAAGTGTGCAGCATGGCCATCTGTGCGGTGGCATGGTTGGTAGCCCATGTCCGGATGCTGGGAAGGGATGAGAGGGAGAAGCCCCAGACTATGATCCGGCAGCTTGTAACGCCACTTTATGGGGAGAACACTCTGCAGTTTTACAATGAACG CGTGATCATTATGAGCTCCATCATGGAGCACATGTGCGCCGACGTCTTCCAACAGACGGGTGCCACTCTACGGTCCCCAGTGGAGGGCCAGGAGCCGATCCCCTACCGCAACCTGCTGCCACCCAAAGAACCCATCCATACGGCCCTCAGCAAACAGTTCCAAGCAGTGCTGCGTAAAGGCTGGGTGGACAGCCGAGCTCTGCATCTGTTCGAGAGTCTTCTCAACATGGGAGGTGTCTTCTGGTTCACTAACAATCTGGTCAAG GAACTGTTAAAGGAGACACGGCAGGAGTGGGCCAATCGAGTGGTGGAGTTACTCTACAGCATCTTCTGCTTGGACACCCAGCAGATCACCCTCACACTGCTGGGTACCATACTGCCCAATCTACTCACAGACTCCGCCCACTGGCGCAGCCTGGCAGACCCACCTGGAAAGGCACTGGCCAA GCTGTCTGTGTGGTGCGCACTCAGCTCTTACTCCTCTCACCACAAAGGATCTTTCTCAGCTCGCCAGCGCAAAAGGCAGAGAGAAGATATTGAG GACTACAACAGCCTCTTTCCCTTGGATGACACTCAACCATCTAAACTCATGCGGCTGCTCAGCTCCAACGAGGATGAACCTGTAGCCCTTTCCAGTCCAG GAGACCGGTCTATGAGCAGCTCTCTATCTGCTTCACAGCTCCACACTGTCAACATGAGGGACCCCCTCAACCGAGTCCTGG CCAACCTTTTTCTCCTCATTTCCTCCATCCTTGGCTCAAAGATGGCTGGACCTCACACCCAGTTTGTGCAGAGCTTCATGGAGGAGTGTGTTGAGTGTCTGGAGCAGGGAAGCCGTGGGAGCATCCTGCAGTTCATGCCTTTTACAATG gTTTCCGAGTTGGTGAAGCTGCCCGCTCTGGCCAAACCTAAAGTTGTGCTCGCTATCACTGACCTGACTCTGCCGCTGGGGAGACGTGTAGCTGCCAAAGCCATCTCTGCTCTGTGA
- the med24 gene encoding mediator of RNA polymerase II transcription subunit 24 isoform X1: MKMVNLKQAILQAWKDRWSDYQWAINIKKNFPKGATWDYLNLAEALMEQAMIGPSPNPLILSYLKYAISSQMVSYSSVLMAISKFDDFSRELCVKSLLEIMDMFCHRLSCHGKAEECIGLCRALLAVVVWLVQGCAWYCEKLRELGPSASTETSLGACQERLQSLMNSTKNRALVHIARLEDQGSWSNVEQAVLNLTDGLSSVTNSTLHTKLQESLSLVKSIPLMLSEQSDPPVHASFPSVHAFIMLEGTMNLTGEIQPLVEQLMMIKRMQRIPAPLFVLEIWKACFTGLIESPEGTEELKWTAFTFLKIPQVLLRLKKYPQSDKGQDFMEDVNIAFQYLLKLTPLLDKADQRCNCDCLGMLLTECNKLGLLSDSNTLTLTSKRTEDREFAPRLKTAENANIQPNPGLILRAEPTVTNILKTVDADHSKSPEGLLGVLGHMLSGKSLDLLLAAAAATGKLKSFARKFIKLNEFPKHISGEGSKSASVRALLFDISFLMLCHVVQTYGSEVILSDPSPSGETPFFETWLQTCMPEEGKTLNPDHPCFRPEPGKVESLVTLLNNSSEMKLVQVKWHEICLSIPAAILEVLNAWENGVLSVEAVQKITDNIKGKVCSMAICAVAWLVAHVRMLGRDEREKPQTMIRQLVTPLYGENTLQFYNERVIIMSSIMEHMCADVFQQTGATLRSPVEGQEPIPYRNLLPPKEPIHTALSKQFQAVLRKGWVDSRALHLFESLLNMGGVFWFTNNLVKELLKETRQEWANRVVELLYSIFCLDTQQITLTLLGTILPNLLTDSAHWRSLADPPGKALAKLSVWCALSSYSSHHKGSFSARQRKRQREDIEDYNSLFPLDDTQPSKLMRLLSSNEDEPVALSSPGDRSMSSSLSASQLHTVNMRDPLNRVLANLFLLISSILGSKMAGPHTQFVQSFMEECVECLEQGSRGSILQFMPFTMVSELVKLPALAKPKVVLAITDLTLPLGRRVAAKAISAL; encoded by the exons ATGAAGATGGTCAATTTGAAGCAAGCCATTCTGCAGGCTTGGAAAGATCGTTGGAGTGATTACCAGTGGGCCATCAACATCAAGAAAAACTTCCCAAAGGGAGCAACATGGGACTATCTCAACCTTGCAG AGGCGTTGATGGAGCAGGCGATGATTGGACCATCCCCTAACCCACTCATCTTGTCTTATCTCAAATATGCCATAAGTTCACAG ATGGTGTCTTATTCCAGTGTGCTTATGGCTATCAGCAAG tttgatgatttttcCCGGGAGCTCTGCGTCAAGTCACTGTTAGAAATAATGGACATGTTCTGCCATCGCCTTAG CTGTCACGGAAAAGCAGAGGAATGCATCGGGCTTTGTCGGGCTCTGCTGGCAGTGGTAGTGTGGCTGGTGCAGGGCTGTGCGTGGTACTGTGAGAAGCTCAGAGAACTGGGTCCATCAGCCAGCACAGAGACCAGTCTTGGAGCCTGCCAGGAAAGGCTCCAGAGTTTGATGAACAGCACCAAGAACAGAGCTTTAGTCCACATTGCCCGATTGGAGGACCAAG GTTCCTGGAGCAATGTAGAGCAAGCTGTGCTTAATTTGACAGATGGTCTTAGTAGTGTGACTAACTCAACGCTGCATACTAAATTACAGGAGAGCTTGTCACTAGTAAAAAG TATTCCCCTGATGCTGTCTGAGCAGAGTGACCCTCCAGTTCATGCCTCCTTTCCATCAGTTCATGCCTTCATCATGCTGGAAGGGACTATGAATTTGACAGGAGAGATACAGCCGCTGGTGGAGCAGTTAATGATGATCAAACGAATGCAG CGAATTCCTGCTCCCCTTTTTGTCCTGGAGATATGGAAAGCTTGCTTCACTGGCCTCATTGAGTCACCAGAGGGCACAGAAGAGCTTAAATGGACTGCCTTTACGTTCCTTAAG ATCCCACAAGTTCTACTCCGACTAAAGAAATATCCTCAGAGTGACAAAGGACAG GATTTCATGGAGGATGTGAACATAGCATTTCAGTATTTACTTAAGCTTACGCCACTCCTGGACAAAGCAGATCAGCGATGCAA CTGTGATTGCCTTGGAATGCTCCTGACAGAGTGTAATAAACTGGGGCTGCTGTCGGATTCAAATACGCTTACCCTCACTTCAAAGCG GACCGAGGACAGGGAGTTCGCCCCCAGGCTAAAGACTGCAGAAAATGCTAACATCCAGCCTAACCCAGGCCTCATCCTGAGGGCCGAGCCCACTGTTACCAATATTCTCAAG ACAGTAGATGCAGACCACTCTAAGTCTCCTGAGGGTCTGCTCGGTGTTCTTGGCCACATGTTGTCTGGGAAGAGCCTGGATCTGCTCctggctgcagcagcagccactGGGAAACTCAAATCCTTTGCCCGGAAGTTCATTAA GCTTAATGAGTTTCCCAAGCACATCAGCGGGGAAGGAT CCAAGTCTGCGTCTGTACGGGCCCTGCTCTTCGACATCTCCTTCCTCATGCTCTGCCACGTGGTGCAGACGTATGGATCTGAG GTGATCCTGTCAGACCCCAGTCCTTCAGGAGAGACGCCCTTCTTCGAAACTTGGCTGCAGACATGTATGCCTGAAGAGGGCAAGACTCTGAACCCAGACCACCCCTGCTTCAGACCCGAGCCTGGGAAAGTGGAGAGCCTGGTAACCCTGCTGAACAACTCATCAGAGATGAAACTAGT GCAGGTGAAATGGCATGAGATCTGCCTTAGCATTCCAGCAGCCATACTGGAAGTCTTGAATGCATGGGAGAATGGTGTGCTTTCTGTAGAGGCGGTCCAG AAGATTACTGACAATATCAAGGGCAAAGTGTGCAGCATGGCCATCTGTGCGGTGGCATGGTTGGTAGCCCATGTCCGGATGCTGGGAAGGGATGAGAGGGAGAAGCCCCAGACTATGATCCGGCAGCTTGTAACGCCACTTTATGGGGAGAACACTCTGCAGTTTTACAATGAACG CGTGATCATTATGAGCTCCATCATGGAGCACATGTGCGCCGACGTCTTCCAACAGACGGGTGCCACTCTACGGTCCCCAGTGGAGGGCCAGGAGCCGATCCCCTACCGCAACCTGCTGCCACCCAAAGAACCCATCCATACGGCCCTCAGCAAACAGTTCCAAGCAGTGCTGCGTAAAGGCTGGGTGGACAGCCGAGCTCTGCATCTGTTCGAGAGTCTTCTCAACATGGGAGGTGTCTTCTGGTTCACTAACAATCTGGTCAAG GAACTGTTAAAGGAGACACGGCAGGAGTGGGCCAATCGAGTGGTGGAGTTACTCTACAGCATCTTCTGCTTGGACACCCAGCAGATCACCCTCACACTGCTGGGTACCATACTGCCCAATCTACTCACAGACTCCGCCCACTGGCGCAGCCTGGCAGACCCACCTGGAAAGGCACTGGCCAA GCTGTCTGTGTGGTGCGCACTCAGCTCTTACTCCTCTCACCACAAAGGATCTTTCTCAGCTCGCCAGCGCAAAAGGCAGAGAGAAGATATTGAG GACTACAACAGCCTCTTTCCCTTGGATGACACTCAACCATCTAAACTCATGCGGCTGCTCAGCTCCAACGAGGATGAACCTGTAGCCCTTTCCAGTCCAG GAGACCGGTCTATGAGCAGCTCTCTATCTGCTTCACAGCTCCACACTGTCAACATGAGGGACCCCCTCAACCGAGTCCTGG CCAACCTTTTTCTCCTCATTTCCTCCATCCTTGGCTCAAAGATGGCTGGACCTCACACCCAGTTTGTGCAGAGCTTCATGGAGGAGTGTGTTGAGTGTCTGGAGCAGGGAAGCCGTGGGAGCATCCTGCAGTTCATGCCTTTTACAATG gTTTCCGAGTTGGTGAAGCTGCCCGCTCTGGCCAAACCTAAAGTTGTGCTCGCTATCACTGACCTGACTCTGCCGCTGGGGAGACGTGTAGCTGCCAAAGCCATCTCTGCTCTGTGA